A part of Salvelinus alpinus chromosome 23, SLU_Salpinus.1, whole genome shotgun sequence genomic DNA contains:
- the LOC139550738 gene encoding dnaJ homolog subfamily B member 6-like — protein MVEYYHILGVLRNASQEDIKKAYRKLALKWHPDKNPENKEEAEKKFKELSEAYEVLSDANKRNMYDRYGKAGLTTNSGGGVGHYHNGDHFNEGFTFRNPEDVFREFFGGRDPFADFFGGDPFGDEFFGAGRRHHRGVSRSRTGGPFFGGFGGFPPFGAGFTAFDPGFTSFGHMGHMGHMGPMGHMSHMGHLGGGGGGGHGGFTAFSSTSFGGGGGGGGGGMGNFRSVSTSTKFINGRKITTKRIVENGQERVEVEEDGQLRSLTVNGAKPIATVQAVQQEECRQTVTAHSSSAHASRSPVPRPPYHHVKTSSHRPTPDREEGRSPASVHSENKRKKPMPEPTEDAKKRKT, from the exons ATGGTGGAATATTATCACATTTTAGGAGTCCTAAGAAATGCATCTCAAGAAGACATAAAAAAAGC GTACAGAAAATTGGCACTAAAATGGCATCCTGACAAAAACCCAGAAAATAAGGAAGAGGCAGAGAAAAAGTTCAAAGAACTTTCTGAGGCCTATGAGGTTCTGTCAGATG CCAACAAGAGGAACATGTATGATCGCTATGGTAAAGCAGGCCTAACAACAAACAGTGGAGGAGGTG TTGGACATTACCACAATGGTGATCACTTCAACGAAGGGTTCACGTTCCGCAATCCTGAAGATGTCTTCAGAGAGTTCTTTGGCGGTCGAGATCCTTTTGCAGATTTCTTTG GAGGGGATCCGTTTGGGGATGAGTTCTTCGGTGCAGGGAGGAGGCACCACAGGGGAGTGAGCAGGAGTCGAACGGGGGGACCCTTCTTCGGAGGATTCGGTGGCTTCCCACCGTTTGGTGCAGGCTTCACAGCGTTTGACCCAG GTTTTACCTCTTTCGGACACATGGGTCACATGGGTCATATGGGTCCTATGGGCCATATGAGTCACATGGGTCatctgggaggaggaggaggaggaggccatGGTGGCTTCACTgccttctcctccacctcctttgGCGgcgggggtggaggtggaggaggcggGATGGGCAACTTCCGCTCTGTATCAACCTCCACCAAATTCATCAACGGCAGGAAAATCACAACAAAAAG AATTGTGGAGAATGGACAGGAACGCGTAGAGGTGGAAGAAGACGGACAGTTAAGATCACTAACTGTCAATG GGGCAAAGCCTATTGCCACAGTTCAAGCAGTCCAACAGGAGGAGTGCAGACAAACTGTTACTGCACACTCCTCCAGTGCACATGCCTCCCGGTCCCCTGTTCCCCGTCCTCCTTATCATCATGTAAAGACTTCCTCCCACAGGCCCActccagacagagaggagggaaggagccCAGCTTCAG TACACAGTGAAAACAAGAGGAAGAAACCCATGCCTGAGCCCACAGAGGATGCCAAAAAGAGAAAAACATGA